The segment TGACGATCCTCGATCCGATTTAATGTTTGGGAAAGTCACTAAGCAATTTGTCGGCTGCGCGCTGGAAGTTCGCTGAGAGCCGGGCTCCTTGAATCAGTCGATCAGTAAGCCTTGGGCATCCGAAACTCGAATTCATACGATTCATACGCCACAAGTGAATCGATCGCTTGCTTAAGCCAATCCTGTACATCATGTACATCCCTGTTCATTCGCTCTCGGAAGACTTCGTTAACCGGCGCGCTTATTACGAACATCGATAGACAGGATATGCAGGATAACTGACGATCCTCGATCCGATTTACAGTTTGGAGAAATCACTGAGAAAATCATCGGCTGTGCGCTGGAGGTCATCAGTGAACTTGGAGCCGGTTTCCTTGAGTCAGTCTATGAGAAGGCCTTGGCAATCGCTCTCCAGGAAAAGGGGCTCCGCGTACACTGCCAACATCCTATCCATGTTCATTTTCGACAACGCATAATCAGCGAATTCTATGCTGACCTGCTTGTTGAGGGAAAAGTCATCGTCGAGCTCAAGGCTGCAAGGGCGATCGCCCGCGAGCACCAGGCTCGGATCATTAACTACCTCAAGGCAACAGCGATCGAGGTTGGCTTACTGATCAATTTTGGCAATCCAAAACTCGAATACAAACGATTCACGCGCCACAAGTGACTCGACCGGTGACCTAAGCTCATCCTGTCCATCCTGCCCATCCATGTTCATTCGTCTTGTTCACACACTTGTTCATCAGCGACGATCTCCACGTTCTGGCGAACGTAGCGACCAGTTTTTTAATTGATGCATATTGCTTTTTTAACTTTGAACTACCCAACACCAGCGCGGCCGACGGTGGGTACCTTTGTGCAGCAGTTCGTGTGGGCCATGGCTCGCCAGGGCCATCGCTGCAGCGTGATCAATCCGGCCAGCTTGCATCACAAGCGATTCGGAGCATTGCCTCCCGAAGCATCGACTGAGCAAGCGGGGCAGGGCAGTCAAGTGGCAGTGTATCGTCCACGCTTCCTGTCGCTGTCGTCCAGAGATTGTGGAGTCTTCCACACGGGTCGCTGGACGCAGCGAGTGCTGAACAGCGTGTCGATCCGTGCCGTCAGAAAACTGCCTAGCAAACCCGATATCGTCTATGGACATTTTTTGTATCACTGCGGACGCAACGCCACAGTGGTCGGCAATCGTTTGGGCATACCCTCGGTCATCGGTGTCGGAGAAGGCACTTTTTGGACGGTCAAGCCTTTCGGATTCCGACGAGCCCGCAGGGATTTTGCTACCACAACTGGCTTCATCGCCGTAGCCTCACATATCCGCCAAGGACTAGTCGATCAAATTGGCGTCGCCCCCGAGAAGATTCTGCTGGCTCCTAACGGAGTCGACTTGTCGCGCTTTGTGGCCCAGGATCGTCAGGCCATTCGCCGTGAATTGAAGATACCGACGGACCTATTTCTGATCGCCTTCGTGGGTACCTTTGATGACCTGAAAGGTGGTACTGAACTGGTGCAAGCCACCAGCGGACTGGATGGCGTCGGTCTGGCGATGATCGGCCAGGGCGAT is part of the Pirellulaceae bacterium genome and harbors:
- a CDS encoding GxxExxY protein, encoding MTDDPRSDLQFGEITEKIIGCALEVISELGAGFLESVYEKALAIALQEKGLRVHCQHPIHVHFRQRIISEFYADLLVEGKVIVELKAARAIAREHQARIINYLKATAIEVGLLINFGNPKLEYKRFTRHK
- a CDS encoding glycosyltransferase family 4 protein gives rise to the protein MHIAFLTLNYPTPARPTVGTFVQQFVWAMARQGHRCSVINPASLHHKRFGALPPEASTEQAGQGSQVAVYRPRFLSLSSRDCGVFHTGRWTQRVLNSVSIRAVRKLPSKPDIVYGHFLYHCGRNATVVGNRLGIPSVIGVGEGTFWTVKPFGFRRARRDFATTTGFIAVASHIRQGLVDQIGVAPEKILLAPNGVDLSRFVAQDRQAIRRELKIPTDLFLIAFVGTFDDLKGGTELVQATSGLDGVGLAMIGQGDKLFEGPQIIHRGRLRHDMIPKWLSAADIFVLPTREEGSCNAVIEALACGLPIVTSSGDYMNDIVDDQVALRVDPTDVQAIRQAIITLKNDPERRTAMARACLEKAGTLDINKRAQRVTQWLEALVQPGRVE